The Nitrospira sp. genome contains a region encoding:
- a CDS encoding SUMF1/EgtB/PvdO family nonheme iron enzyme produces MNDRPECSRRQLIKALVGLGFVVVARSPTALFAEGSAEFKVDSTAPLIRAPKDPHQWPSWKDGLQEWRDHARAALRYDNRRYHDPAQAWVTSSFSSCFLMLYDQTFYDHQSGHYDVESFLRKAVEDFGGFDNLILWHAYPRIGTDDRNQFDFYRDMPGGLPGIRDVVRRCHQLGVKALVVYKPWDVGTRRETVSDVEALALLVRETEADGVYLDTMLEAPEPLRAALDGVGPGLVIEGEGVLPLEHIHDHHMSWAQYFEDSETPGILRNKWLERRHMMHQTARWRRDRSAQLHTAWMNGSGMVVWEIVFGAWVGWSVRDRATLRAMLPVQRHFAALFSGEGWTPLVQTEVPHVYASLWEEGGIRLWTVVNRHDQPVSGLLLKIPAMDAVVYFDVMTGEQLHPRVEKGEAWISGTLASRGIGGFVTGDSSAFGADFEQLMAMQRSGRLNVPRSGDFPQRPVVHLSAPLGLDPQVEPKRSEMADIPSASFTMRVQLRTRECGFYENELEQDELYGNFHKPRIFERRVTLAAYAIDITPVTNAQYAEFLRATGYSPRVQEHFLKHWIGGAVPAGKEDHPVVYVCLDDARAYARWAGKTIPSEEQWQYAAQGPEGLTYPWGHVMEPGRCNGGESGGTTSVQAFPAGRSPFGCYDMCGNVWEWTESERTDGRTRFCMIRGGSYYRAQGSHWYMDGGPQSADFAAKFLLLWPGLDRCATIGFRCVANRRE; encoded by the coding sequence ATGAATGATCGGCCAGAATGTTCCCGCCGACAGCTGATCAAAGCTCTGGTCGGACTCGGCTTCGTGGTCGTGGCACGTTCTCCGACTGCTCTCTTTGCGGAGGGATCGGCTGAGTTCAAGGTTGACAGTACGGCTCCGCTGATTCGCGCCCCGAAAGACCCGCACCAATGGCCATCCTGGAAGGACGGACTCCAGGAATGGCGGGATCACGCGCGCGCCGCCTTGAGATACGACAACCGGCGCTATCACGACCCAGCCCAGGCCTGGGTGACATCCAGCTTCTCCAGTTGCTTTCTCATGCTGTATGACCAGACCTTCTACGATCATCAGTCGGGCCACTATGACGTGGAGTCCTTCCTTCGAAAAGCCGTGGAGGATTTTGGCGGCTTCGACAACCTGATTCTCTGGCATGCCTATCCGCGAATCGGCACGGATGACCGCAATCAGTTCGACTTTTACCGAGATATGCCAGGGGGACTTCCCGGCATTCGGGATGTGGTCAGGCGATGCCACCAGCTAGGCGTCAAGGCGCTGGTCGTGTATAAGCCATGGGATGTGGGAACGAGGCGCGAGACGGTATCGGACGTGGAGGCTTTGGCCCTATTGGTAAGGGAGACCGAGGCGGATGGCGTCTATCTCGATACGATGCTGGAGGCTCCTGAACCTCTCCGCGCTGCCCTCGACGGAGTCGGTCCCGGACTGGTCATAGAAGGTGAGGGCGTGTTGCCGCTCGAGCATATCCACGACCATCACATGTCGTGGGCGCAATATTTTGAGGACAGCGAGACCCCGGGGATTCTCAGAAATAAATGGCTTGAACGCCGCCACATGATGCACCAAACCGCTCGATGGAGGCGCGACCGTTCAGCTCAACTTCACACGGCGTGGATGAATGGCAGCGGTATGGTGGTCTGGGAGATCGTCTTCGGTGCATGGGTGGGATGGTCCGTCCGGGACCGGGCGACCTTGCGGGCGATGCTTCCGGTGCAACGGCACTTTGCCGCCTTGTTTTCCGGAGAAGGCTGGACGCCGCTCGTTCAGACGGAGGTTCCGCATGTCTATGCCTCGCTCTGGGAAGAGGGCGGGATCAGGCTCTGGACAGTGGTGAACCGTCACGATCAGCCGGTTTCAGGGCTGTTGCTGAAGATTCCGGCGATGGACGCTGTCGTTTATTTTGATGTGATGACGGGCGAACAGCTGCATCCACGAGTCGAAAAGGGAGAAGCATGGATCTCTGGCACCTTGGCATCGCGGGGAATCGGCGGCTTTGTGACCGGCGATTCGTCCGCGTTCGGGGCCGATTTTGAGCAACTCATGGCCATGCAGCGAAGCGGCCGGTTGAACGTGCCCCGGTCCGGGGATTTTCCTCAGCGCCCTGTGGTGCATCTGAGTGCGCCGTTGGGTCTTGATCCTCAGGTTGAACCGAAGCGCTCAGAGATGGCCGACATTCCATCCGCGAGTTTCACCATGCGAGTACAACTCAGGACGCGAGAATGCGGCTTTTACGAGAATGAACTGGAGCAGGATGAACTCTACGGGAACTTCCACAAGCCGCGAATCTTCGAACGCCGCGTGACGTTGGCGGCCTATGCCATCGACATCACTCCTGTCACCAATGCGCAGTACGCAGAATTTCTTCGGGCGACGGGCTATAGCCCCCGCGTTCAGGAGCACTTTCTGAAACATTGGATCGGTGGGGCGGTGCCTGCCGGGAAAGAAGACCATCCGGTCGTCTACGTCTGTTTGGACGATGCCCGTGCCTATGCACGATGGGCAGGGAAAACCATCCCAAGCGAAGAGCAATGGCAATATGCGGCACAAGGGCCGGAAGGGCTCACCTATCCGTGGGGTCACGTGATGGAGCCGGGCCGGTGCAATGGTGGCGAATCGGGCGGGACCACGAGTGTGCAGGCATTTCCTGCCGGGCGTTCTCCATTCGGGTGTTATGACATGTGCGGCAATGTCTGGGAATGGACGGAGAGTGAACGGACTGATGGCCGAACGCGGTTCTGCATGATCCGAGGCGGGTCCTACTACCGCGCCCAGGGGTCCCATTGGTACATGGACGGCGGCCCTCAGTCTGCCGATTTTGCCGCGAAGTTTCTCCTGTTGTGGCCTGGCTTGGATCGCTGCGCCACGATTGGCTTTCGGTGCGTGGCCAATCGACGCGAATGA